Within Macaca nemestrina isolate mMacNem1 chromosome 12, mMacNem.hap1, whole genome shotgun sequence, the genomic segment TGAAATAGAGTCTTGAAAACAGTCTGAATCTAAAACAATGCTAATGCTAATGCAGGTTTAAATTTAATGagataaaatccaaaatctaagAGTCAAGTCAAATCTATATATTTTAacgtttaaaatattttaaagacctCTTTTCCCAGGATTCAACATGTGAAATCTTTTCTCAGGGATACACGTTGCTAGATCCTCATTGCTTTAGTTTTTTACAGAGgaatgaatataaaaagaaaatacttgaacTTTATCTCTCTTACCTCTATAATCATATATAGGCATAATTTTTTAACTTAGGCTCCAGATAGCCATAGAAGAACCAAATGCTTTCTGCATGTGTGAGAATAATCAGAGAGAGATTTCTTTACAAGTACCTGATGAGGGTTGAGACAGGTAGAAAAAGTGAGAGATCTCTATTTAGCAATAATGGAGAAAGTATTTAAGAGAATCAAGCAATGGAAATAAGAAATGTGTAAATTTCCTTCCAATAACCAGAAATAGAGGATCGAGTTTCTTTTGGTtaacctaaattttattttattttatttattttatattacctcattttattttattttgtgtaattgTAGTTTCAGAGTGTTAAAGCTGAAAGGAAGAAGTAGGAGAAACATGGAAAGTAAAAGTATAACACTTTCCTTACTAAAAGGACATGGGCTTCCAGGTAGGGGCAGGATTCAGAATGACTGACAGAGCCCTCAGGGAACAAGGAGTCTCCACACTGACCTCAGAAATGCTTGCTACCTTTGCTGTTTTCTTTACATCTTTTAACAGCAGGAAGCAGAACTCTGCACTTCAAAAGTTTTTCCTCACCTGAGGAGTTAATTTAGTACAAGCGGGAAAAGGTGCAGGGGGATTGGAGAAAGGAGATCATGTTGGAAAGCTATAGAGATAGAAGAGTAAATTTTAGTAAAGGAggtttaaacaaataaaacataaagagaaataGGAACTTGAATCaaggaaatgattttaaaactcaGTGTTCTTAGTGGACTAGAGGAAGAAATAATCTGAGCCAAGTCTGGAAGACCTTTTCCCTTCCTACCAGTACTTTTTAAGTCACAGAAGCTTCTTTGTTCCCCGAGACACTTTTGCAGATTAGTCCAAGCAGAAACAGTTAGATGTCCCCAGTTAACCTCCTATTTGACACCACTGATTACCCCATTGTTAGTCACACTTTGGGTTATAAGtgactttttctttatttgtattttttactgcATTAAGGGGTCTCTAATTTTTTATCTCTCATTTCCCAAAACCTAATAAGTAATTATTGCACAGAACACATTGAtttgtatttattctatttttagacATAATTTATTAGCATACATGagcaaattaagaaaaacaaaacaacaacaaatgaatgaatgcacatatatgtatatattttcttttcttaccagAAGGTTTTAATCCAAATCAGGAGAAGATATGCTTAGAACTGAGATAGAGTTTTCATCCATTCTGTCCTGTAAGTATTTTGCGTATTCTGGAGACACAGGAAGAGATCAATCTATATATCCCTAAGCTGAATTATGGTAGGCAAAATTCTTCCACTTTTAGTGCATCAATTTCTTATTTGTGTAATAAGAAAATTGGGAAAGCGATCTTCAATATGCTTACCAAGCTGTGATTCCAAATATTAGGTAAATACACTTACAAAGGAGGATGTTTTTAGTAGCAATTTGTACTGATGGTATGGGGCCAAGAGATATGTCTTAGAGGGAGGGCTGAGGGTTTGAAGTCCAACTCCTAAGCCAGTGCCAGAAGAGCCAAGGACAGGTATGGCTGTCATCACTTAGACCTCACCCTGTGGAGCCACACCCTACAGTTGGCCAATCTACTCCCAGGAGCAGGGAGGGCAGGAGCCAGGGCTGGGCATAAAAGTCAGGGCAGAGCCATCTATTGCTTACACTTGCTTCTGACACAACTGTGTTCACGAGCAACCTCAAACAGACACCATGGTGCATCTGACTCCTGAGGAGAAGAATGCCGTCACCACCCTGTGGGGCAAGGTGAACGTGGATGAAGTTGGTGGTGAGGCCCTGGGCAGGTTGGTATCAAGGTTACAAGACATGCTTAAGGAGGCAAATAGAAGCTGGGCATGTGGAGACAGAGAAGACTCTTGGGTTTCTGATAGGCACTGACTCTCTCTGCCTATTGGGCTATTTTCCCACCCTTAGGCTGCTGGTGGTCTACCCTTGGACCCAGAGGTTCTTTGAGTCCTTTGGGGATCTGTCCTCTCCTGATGCTGTTATGGGCAACCCTAAGGTGAAGGCTCATGGCAAGAAAGTACTTGGTGCCTTTAGTGATGGCCTGAATCACCTGGACAACCTCAAGGGTACCTTTGCCCAGCTCAGTGAGCTGCACTGTGACAAGCTGCATGTGGATCCTGAGAACTTCAAGGTGAGTCTATGGGACCCTTGatgttttctttccccttcttttctaTGATTAACTTCATGTCATAGGAAGAGGATAAGTATCAGGGTACAGTTTAGAATGGGGAAGAGACAAATGATTGAATCAGTGTGGAACTCTCAGGATCATTTAGTGTCTTTTATTTGCTGTTTAtaacaattgttttcttttgtgtttaattcctgctttcttttttttcttctccgcaatttttattattatacttaatgTCTTAATGCTGTGTataacaaaaggaaatatctttgagATACAttaagtaacttaaaaaaaacagCTTACACGGTCTGCCTAGTACACTACTATTTGGAATATATGTGTGGTTATTTGCATATTCATAATCTacctactttattttctttctttttaattaatacataatcattatacatatttattggtTAAAGCATAATGTTTTAATATGTATACACATTGCATATTGACCAAATCAGGGtaattttgcttttgtaattttttaaaatgcttcttgctttaatatacttttttgtttattttatttctaatacttCCCCTAATCTCTTTCTTTCAAGGCAATAACCATACAATGTATCATGCTTCTTTGCACCATTCTAGAGAATAACAGTGATAATTTCTGGGTTAAGGCAATAGCAATATTTCTGCATTTAAGTAGAATATTTCTGCATATAAATTGTAACTGATGTAAGAGGTTTCATATTGCTAATAGCAGCTATAATCCAGTgatcattttgcttttattttatggttGAGATAAGGCTGGATTATTCTGAGTCCAAGCTAGGCCCTTTTGCTAATCATGTTCATATCTCTTGTCTCCCTCCCACAGCTCCTGGGCAACGTGCTGGTGTGTGTGCTGGCCCATCACTTTGGCAAAGAATTCACCCCGCAAGTGCAGGCTGCCTATCAGAAAGTGGTGGCTGGTGTGGCTAATGCCCTGGCCCACAAGTACCACTAAGCTCACTTTCTTGCTGTCCAATTTCTACCAAAGGTTCCTTTGTTCCCAAAGTCCAACTACTGAACTGGGGGATATTATGAAGGGCCTTGAGGATCTGGATTCTGCctaataaaaaacatttattttcattgcaatggtgtatttaaattatttctgaatattttaccTAAAAGTGCATGTGGGAGGTCAGTgcatttaaaacataaagaaatgaagagctAGTTCAAACCTTGGGAAAATACACTATATTATGAACTCCATGAAAGAAGGTGATGCTGCAAACAACTAATGCACGTTGACAACAGCCCCGATGCTTATGCCTATTCACCCCTCAGAAAAGGATTCAAGTGGAGGTTTGACTTGGAGGTTAAAGTTTTGCTATGTTATATTTTACATTACTTATTGTTTTAGCTGTCTTCATGAATGTCTTTTCACTATTCGTTTACTTATCCTGCACCTCTCAGCCTTGATTCCACTTAGTTCTCTTGCTTAGAGATATTACTTTTCCCTTAAAGTATTCCTTCCATGTTTTATGGCCAGATGGTTTCTTCTCACCTGGCCACTTAGCCTTAGTTGTCTCTGTTGTGTTATAGAGGTCTActtgaagaaggaaaaacaggGGGCCATGGTTTGACTGTCCTGTGAGCccttcttccctgcctcccctACTAACAGTGCTCCGGAATCTGCAATGCTAGTCTCCTGGAACTTTCACTCTTTCACAGTCTGCTTTGGAAGGACTGGGCTTAGAGTGAAAATGTAGGACTGAGAAGAATGTGAAAGGGGGCTTTTTGTAGCTTGGTATTCACTGTTGCCTTATTACCCTGTCATAGGCCCACGCCAAATGGAAGTCCCATTCTTCCTCAGGATGTTTAAGATTGGTAAGTGATTAGAGGTCTGCTCGCTCCCTTATCATGCCCCTTATGGTGCTTCTGGCTCTGCAGTTACTAGCACAGTGTTACCATCAACAACCTTAACTTCATTTTCTTATTCAATGCCTAGGTAGGTAGATGCTAGATTCTGGAAATAAAATATGAGTCTCAGGTGGTCCTTGTCCTCTCTCCTAGTCGAATTCTGAATCTAGTTGACAAGattctgaaatcaaggtgtaTAATCAGTAATACGTGATGATAGAAGGGTATATAGAAGAATTTTATGATATGAGAGGGTGAAACcctcaaaatgaaatgaaatcagacCTTGTCTTACAccataaaaacaaatttcaaaatgggttaaagatttcaaataagacctaaaaccataaaaaattttaaagaagtcaTAAGAAGAAAATTGTAATGTTCATGTTGCCGTCATTTTTTGAATTTGATATGagaagcaaaggcaacaaaaggaaaaataaagaagcgaggctacatcaaactaaaaaaatttccacacaaaaaagaaaacaatcaacaaatgaAAGGTGACCCATGAAATGGcatatttgcaaatcaaatatttattatatattttggttaatattcaaaacataTAAGAAACTCGTATGATTCCAtagcaaacaaaaaattaaaaatgggaaaagaaaaaaattaaaaagaaagaaatcctgccatTTATGGCAGAATTGATGGACCTGGAGGATGTAACACTAAGGAAAATAAGACAAAGAGACAAATACTGCACAATCTTGctcatatgtgaaatctaaaaaagcgAAACTCATGGAAACAGAGAGTAGAGGTGTAGTTTCCAGGGGTTGGGAGTGGGAGAATCAGGAAACTATTATTCAAGgggtataaaatttcagttatgtgGGATGAATAAATTCTAGATATCCAATGTACAGCATCATGACTGTAGTTACTTGTActgtgtgtatatttaaaatttgctaagagagtagattttttttttttttttttttttgagatggagttttgctcttgttgtccaggctggagtgcaatggcaagatcttggctcactgcaacctccgcctcccgggttcaagcaaatctcctgcctcagcctcccgagtagctgggattacaggcatgcgagactaaacccagctaattttgtatttttagtagagacggggtttctccatgtcggtcaggctggtctgcctgccttggccacccaaagtgctgggattataggcatgagctactgagcCTGATTGAGAGTAGATCTTAAAAGTGCTTACCACAAgaaaaaggtaactatgtgagataatgggtaagttaattaacttgattgtggtaatcatttcacaaggtgtacatatattaaaacatcatgttgcacaccttaaatatatataatttttatttgtgaatcatacctcaataaagttgaagaataataaaaagggacaaaatatatatcacatgaataaaaaaactaaaaataaaaaattgcatcTCGATGATTacaattgcattcttgatttttcAGACACAAATATCCATTTGACTGTTTACTCTTTTCCAAAACAGTACAATAAATTTTAGCACTTTATCTTCATTTTCCCCTTCCCaatctataattatatatatattttttagatattttgtaTAGTTTTACTCCTAagatttcttcttattattaaatAGTGAAGAAATGTTTACACTTATTTACAAAACGTTTTACATGCTTTTCTTAATTTCTAATCTTCCCTCTaagtttattctatttttttctgagtatccTTAATATTATCTCTTGTTGCTGGAAATACCTTGTTACTTTTGGTTTATCTAaaaatggtttcattttctttattctaaaagcatataaaattaatatcacTCATGTGTAAGTCAGATAGTGGAATAAATAGAAATCCAAAAACTAAATCTCACTAAAATATAATAatctgatatataaaatatagcttTTAAATTTAGcttggaaataaaaaacaaatagtaaTTGAACAACTACACTCTTTGGAAAGAGTAAAGTGAAAAGCTTAACTGTATACACCACAATCGATTACACAATTAGGTGTGAAAGTAAAATCCAGTCATGAAAATCTAGAATAATAATATGGGAAGACATGTATACAATCTTAGAGATAAGAGTGGTTTTTAATTATCAACCCAAAGTCGAAGCTatcaagagagaaataaattcagTCAACAATAAAAGCAATTTAAGAAGTTATTCTAGgctgggagtgatggctcactcctgtaatcccagcactttgggaggcctagaccagtggatcacgaggtcaggagttcgagatcaacctggccaacacagtgaaacctcgtttctactaaaactataaaaaattagcctggcgtggtggcgggcgcatgtaatcccagcaacttgggaagctgaggtaggagaatctcttgatgctgggaggcagaggttgcagtgagccgatattgtgacactgcattccagcgcaggcgacagtgtgagactccatcacacaaaaaaaataataataagttttTCTATTAAAACTGATCTTACAGATCCATAGAGCCATTATCAAgtctttctctttgaaatagACAGAAATTTAGTGTGTTCTCAGTCAATCAACATTCCTTCAACTAGATTAGTTGTGACAAAATTTCAGGACTTGCTTAACTCTAACCTCAGTCTCTCCATATATTTCTgagagttttctttcttatttgtttataaGGATTTCGTAAATGGCAATATTGAGAAGTAGAAAATTTCGGAGACTTATTTTTCATGAACCAGAACAATCTCAAAGCAGCAATGCTAAACAGGAGCCAAGCCTAGAATAAAGTTGAACTTCTGGAATCAACAAGCtagggaaaagtctcccattaaaTCAATCAAGTATTTGAAAACTGGGAGGTCAAATCAGAGGTGAAAAATGATTAAAGATAACAAGAGGTCTGAAAAACAAATCgaccaattaaaattaaaataaagaggcaagctgggcacagtggcttgcatctgtagtcccagtaacccaggaggctgaagtaagaggatcacttgagcccaggatttcaaggctgcaatgagcaatAATGACACCCCTGCTCTGTAGGCTTGGTGActgagtgagatcctgtctctgaggaaaacaaaaaacaaaaacaaacaaacaaaaaaacacacagataTTAAGAACATAGAAGTTTTGCTGCTGTGATGATATACTCCAACAGAGGTCTGAACTGCTTGCAGTGACTACGGGCTGTTTCTCCTCTGGATTCTTGGGTTCTTCACATCTTCTCAACTTTGTGAAAAGATATTCATCCAAAGGTCTTACCTGTCTTCTTCAGACCTTGGATTTTGGAttagctttttctatttcttgggaTTCTCTAGATCTATATATTCAGATATAACACAGATACAAGCAAAAGAAGCAAAGGAGGCATGACAGAAGGGGCTTTGTATTCTGGGGAGGGGGACATAGAGTTGAGAGAAATACAAGAATTTATAGGACTCCACTCAAAGAGCCCTCAAATAAAGTATGGCTAGTCTTCTTTGCCTAAGACAATGAGCAGTCCAGGaagttatccatttcttttagattttctagttcatgtgcatagagatgttcatagtagtttttgatgattatttgtatttctgtggggtgagTGATAATacccctttttcatttctaactgcttatttggatcttctctcttgtcttctttattagtctagctagtggtctaccttattaattttctcacaAAACCAGTTCTTGGACtcattaaccttttttttttttttttttttttttttgagacagagtctcactctatcacccaggctggcatgcactggcgtgatctcgactcactgcaagctctgcttcccaggttcacaccattctcctccctcagcctcccaagtagctgggataacaggcgcccaccaccatgcttggctatttttgtatattttagtagagaccggatttcaccgtatcagccaggatggtctcgatctcctgacttttgtgatccacccgcctcggcctcccaaagtgctgggatgacaggtgtgagtcaccgtgcccagttGTACTCATTAATCTTTCGAAtggtattttgtgttttaatatcCTTCAGTTAACTCTGatcttgtttatttcttgtcttctgctagatttggggttggtttgctcttggttctcttgctcttttagttgtgatattaggttgttaatttgagatctttaagactttttgatgtgggcatttagtgtataaatttctctcttaacactgtctaagctgtgtcccagagattctagtatattgtatctttgttcccgttagtttcaaataactactttatttttgccttagtttcattatttacccaaaagtcattcaggagcaggttgtttaatttccagataattgcatggtttttagctattttttagtcttgaaatctatttttattcCTCTCTGGTTTGAGAGTGattgataggatttttttttttttgcatttgcatttgctgaggattgttttatgccctcccaagactgaaccaggaagaaatcgaTTTCCTGAAGAGATCAATGATGAGCTCTAAAAATGattcagtaataaatagcctatcaaacaaaaaaagccctggaccatatgattcacaaccaaattctatCAGATGCACAAAGAAGAGTTGAAAAAATTCCTACTGAAGCtactccaaaaaattgaggaagagggATTCAATCccagctcattttatgaggccagcatcatcctgataccaaaacctggtaggcacacaacaacaacaacaaaagaaaacttcaggccaatatccttgaacattgatgcaaaaattttcaataaaatactagcaaaccaaatccaacaacacatcacaaagctaaTCCACCTCAATCACgtaggctttatccctgagaAGCAATGTTGGTCCAGCATACACAAATcgataaatatgattcatcatgTATATAGCACtaaaaacagaaaccacatgatcatttcaatatgtgcaaagaaaagattttgataaaattcaacatcacttcatgttaaaaCCTCTCAACAAACTAGCTATTTATGGACACAACCTTAAAATAATATGAGCCATCTGTGaccaacccacagccaacatcatacagaacgggcaaaacctggaagcattcttcttgaaaactggcacaagacaaggatgccctctctcaccactcctattcagtatTGTATTGGCaatcctggccagagcaatcaggcaagagaaggaaataagggGCATCCAAATAGGAGAACAGAAAGTCAAAGTATCCCTGttttctatatctagaaaacaccATAGTCaaggcccaaaagctccttcagctgataacttcagcaaagtttcaagatataaaatcaatgtacaaaaatcgcTAGCATTCCCATACATCAAAAACAGCCAAGCCGAGAGCCAAATCAGTAAGTCAATCCCATTTAgcattgccacaaaaagaataaaatacctaaggttacatctaaccaaggagtttaaagatctctacaatgagaattgcaaaacactgctcaaagaaatcagagctgATAGAAACAAATGGTAAAACTTTCCACACTCatggataaaaaaaatcaatattgttaaaatggccatactgcctagaGCAATTTACActttcaatgctattcctatcaaactaccaatgacattcttcacagaactagaaagatctcttttaaagttcatatggaacaacaacaacaacacaaccaAAGCCCAAATAGCCTAGGAAATcctaataaaaaagaacaaagctggaggtattacATTGCCCAACTACAAACCATGCAacagggctatagtaaccaaaacagtgtggtactggtacagaaaagacacatagacaaatggaatacaatagagagcccagaaataagaccccacacctataaccatctgatttttgacaaagctgataaaaacaagcaatggggaaaatacaccctattcaacaagtggcgttgggataactggctaaccatatgtagaagaTTGAAACCGGACCCCTTTctatatcatatacaaaaataaactcaagatggattaaaaacttaaatgcaaaacccaaactataaaaatgctGGAAGACAAcatagacaataccattcaggacataagcaggggcaaagacttcgtgacaaagatgccaagagccattgcagcaaaagcaaaaattgacaaataggatctaattgaactaaaaagtttctgcacagcaaaagaaactatcaacagagtaaacaaacaacctatagaatgggagacaatttttgcaaactatgcattcaacaaaggtctaatattcagaatctgtaaggaacttaaatgaatctacaagaacaaaacaaacaatgccACAAAAGactgggtaaaggacatgaacagacaccattcaaaagaagacatacatgtgcccaccaagcatatgaaaaaagctcaatgtcactgatcattagagaaatgccaatcaaaaccacaatgagataccatctcatatcaCTTAAAATATCTGtagttaaaaagtcaaaaaataacagatgctggtaaggttgtggagaaaagggaatgcttacacaccaTTGGTAGGAATacaaattacttcaaccattgtgaaaagcagtgtggcaattccctaaagacctaaaaacagaaataccatttaacccaacAATCCTGTTACTGaatatatacctaaaggaatataaatcattctatcacagagacacatgcacacacgtgctcATTGCAGcataatcacaatagcaaagacacagaatcaacctgaAGGCCCATCAGTGGTatactgataaagaaaatgtacatatacaccgtggaatactatgtggccataaaaagagtgatatcatgtcctttgcaggaacatggatggagccagacaccattatccttaacaaactaatgtaagaacagaaaac encodes:
- the LOC105468624 gene encoding hemoglobin subunit beta codes for the protein MVHLTPEEKNAVTTLWGKVNVDEVGGEALGRLLVVYPWTQRFFESFGDLSSPDAVMGNPKVKAHGKKVLGAFSDGLNHLDNLKGTFAQLSELHCDKLHVDPENFKLLGNVLVCVLAHHFGKEFTPQVQAAYQKVVAGVANALAHKYH